In Macadamia integrifolia cultivar HAES 741 chromosome 13, SCU_Mint_v3, whole genome shotgun sequence, one DNA window encodes the following:
- the LOC122058785 gene encoding 3-dehydroquinate synthase, chloroplastic-like, with product MASTATGSTFRFSLKPSADSCLSHIDTSSLFLRCRNRTVRHPSISSGLMGMNRIIDPLLKCDRIRSTVSATASQAEVMEQLPVKTNSKVSTIVDVDLGDRSYPIYIGAGLLDEPDLLQRHVHGKRVLVVTNTTIAPLYLDKVIKAITCENSNISVDSVILPDGEKYKDMETLMKIFDKAIESRLDRRCTFVALGGGVIGDMCGFAAAAFLRGVNFIQIPTTVMAQVDSSVGGKTGINHRLGKNLIGAFYQPQCVLVDTDTLNTLPDRELASGLAEVVKYGLIRDAEFFEWQEKNMHALLARDPSALVYAIKRSCENKAEVVSLDEKEGGLRATLNLGHTFGHAIETGFGYGQWLHGEAVAAGTVMAVDMSYRLGWIDESIVKRTHQILQQAKLPTAPPEVMTVEMFKSYMAVDKKVADGLLRLILLEGPLGNCVFTGDYDRKALDETLHAFCKS from the exons ATGGCTTCTACTGCAACTGGGTCCACCTTTCGTTTCTCTCTCAAACCCTCCGCGGACTCCTGTCTCTCCCACATTGATACCTCTTCTCTGTTTCTCCGGTGCCGGAATCGCACTGTAAGACATCCATCGATTTCCTCTGGTTTGATGGGGATGAATCGAATCATCGACCCTCTATTGAAATGCGATCGAATTCGATCTACGGTATCGGCGACGGCGAGCCAGGCTGAGGTAATGGAGCAGTTGCCCGTGAAAACGAACTCTAAGGTTTCGACGATTGTTGATGTTGATTTGGGGGATCGAAGCTATCCGATATATATAGGTGCTGGACTTCTTGATGAACCCGATCTTCTTCAGAG gCATGTTCATGGAAAGAGAGTTCTTGTGGTCACCAACACTACCATTGCACCATTGTACCTCGATAAAGTTATTAAGGCTATAACCTGTGAAAACTCAAATATTTCTGTTGATAGTGTGATTTTACCAGATGGTGAGAAGTACAAGGACATG GAAACTCTTATGAAGATTTTCGACAAGGCCATTGAGTCACGGTTGGATCGACGCTGTACATTTGTCGCCCTTGGAGGTGGTGTGATTGGTGATATGTGTGggtttgctgctgctgcttttctGCGTGGTGTAAATTTCATTCAGATCCCAACAACTGTGATGGCACAG GTAGATTCTTCAGTGGGTGGCAAAACTGGAATAAACCATCGACTGGGGAAAAACTTGATTGGTGCTTTCTATCAGCCTCAGTGTGTGCTTGTAGATACAGACACATTAAACACATTACCTGATAGAGAATTAGCTTCAGGTCTTGCTGAAGTTGTTAAGTATGGACTTATTAGGGATGCCGAGTTTTTTGAATGGCAAGAGAAGAATATGCATGCATTATTAGCAAG GGACCCAAGTGCACTTGTTTATGCTATCAAGCGATCATGTGAAAACAAGGCTGAAGTTGTTTCCTTGGATGAGAAGGAAGGTGGACTGAGGGCAACATTGAACTTGGGTCATACGTTTGGCCAT GCAATAGAAACTGGGTTTGGCTATGGCCAGTGGCTCCATGGAGAAGCCGTTGCAGCTGGCACG GTCATGGCTGTGGACATGTCGTATCGCCTCGGCTGGATTGATGAATCTATAGTAAAGCGGACCCATCAAATTTTGCAGCAGGCAAAGCTACCCACTGCCCCACCTGAAGTTATGACTGTGGAGATGTTCAAATCTTACATGGCG GTTGATAAGAAAGTTGCGGATGGACTACTTAGGCTTATCCTCCTGGAAGGTCCTCTGGGTAACTGCGTTTTTACTGGAGATTACGATAGAAAGGCCCTAGATGAAACTCTACATGCATTTTGCAAATCTTGA
- the LOC122059237 gene encoding uncharacterized protein LOC122059237, with the protein METVALPYSPDQTISPYKQIRKTPKRNNIRTTTVPRPENFSPANLVMNLQGGVFLRSPSLSRSFSNAQPQPPLLPLPINNKPCSPNRGLSCPSTNRKSNRNRDQDLTLKKPKSSSGSPPPKKQNSRSVPTECLVITSTERLGPEPSDLPEEIMRVMKPSVASENDNNKKKNEDEKFSGSVFYLSPPPSSLPLPKFSLRPKLSCNAEAEGIDAGATDNLRRLLRLQ; encoded by the coding sequence ATGGAGACCGTTGCCTTGCCTTATTCTCCAGATCAGACCATTTCCCCTTACAAACAAATCCGGAAAACCCCCAAGAGAAACAACATACGTACCACCACCGTTCCCCGTCCTGAAAATTTCTCACCTGCAAATCTAGTCATGAATCTCCAAGGTGGAGTCTTTTTGAGATCTCCGTCGCTTTCTCGTTCTTTCTCGAATGCACAACCACAGCCACCTCTCCTTCCACTCCCCATCAACAACAAACCTTGTTCACCAAACAGAGGCCTTTCGTGCCCTTCGACTAACAGGAAGAGCAACAGGAACAGAGACCAAGATCTGACACTAAAGAAACCGAAGTCTTCTTCAGGAAGTCCTCCTCCAAAGAAGCAGAATTCAAGGTCGGTACCGACGGAATGTTTAGTGATCACGTCAACCGAACGATTGGGACCAGAGCCCAGTGATCTTCCGGAGGAAATCATGAGGGTTATGAAACCATCAGTGGCTTCTGAGAACGACaataacaagaagaagaatgaagatgagaagttTTCAGGATCAGTTTTCTATCTGTCTCCTCCTCCCAGTAGCTTGCCTTTACCCAAGTTCTCCCTTAGGCCTAAGCTCAGCTGCAATGCCGAAGCCGAAGGGATTGATGCTGGGGCGACTGACAATCTCCGGCGACTTTTGCGATTGCAGTGA
- the LOC122059761 gene encoding probable mannitol dehydrogenase, with protein sequence MATSFIFVVVTVTCLFQMSVHKSLAFLIRHRTIGCLIDSCRSCDNCAQDLENYCPKPILTYNSLVYDDSTTFGGFSDKVVIDHHYVLHFPNNLPLYVASPLLCAGIIVYNPMKYFGFSEPGKHLGVVGLGGLGHMAIKFGKAFGLMVSMINTLASKEKEVLERLGADSFLVSRDPDQMQVAMATQMVSSTQSFFDDGVQDRKRRRVYSGDWVNGQSYFPH encoded by the exons ATGGCCACGTCtttcatttttgttgttgttaccGTTACATGTCTTTTTCAAATGTCTGTCCATAAAAGCTTGGCTTTCTTGATCCGCCACAG GACCATTGGGTGCTTGATCGATTCATGTCGTTCCTGCGACAATTGCGCCCAGGACTTGGAGAATTACTGCCCCAAACCTATCCTTACATACAATTCTCTCGTCTACGACGACTCAACAACCTTTGGTGGGTTCTCTGATAAGGTTGTCATCGACCATCACTATGTGCTTCATTTCCCCAACAACCTGCCTCTTTATGTAGCTTCACCATTGCTTTGTGCTGGGATTATTGTTTACAATCCCATGAAGTATTTTGGCTTCAGTGAACCAGGAAAGCACTTGGGTGTGGTTGGCCTTGGTGGGCTTGGTCATATGGCCATCAAGTTTGGTAAGGCTTTTGGACTTATGGTTTCGATGATCAACACGTTGGCTAGTAAGGAGAAGGAAGTGCTTGAGCGACTGGGTGCCGACTCCTTCTTGGTTAGCCGTGACCCTGATCAAATGCAG GTTGCAATGGCTACCCAGATGGTATCCTCGACACAGTCCTTTTTCGACGACGGAGTTCAGGACAGAAAGAGGAGGAGGGTTTATTCCGGTGATTGGGTTAATGGTCAATCATATTTCCCTCATTAA